The segment CAACCGCTTCAGTTGTTGATTTTCCTACACCCTCTGCCCCGCCACTTGTATAAAATCCTTTGTAACAGGAAATCAAACTGAGGATTATTCCAAAACAGGCTGCCTTTATAAGGCCATTGTAAATATCATCGAGATCCAGATGCTTTATTATTTTGGTGATAAATGCACCCTCATTAATACCCAGGAGTTTCACCCCCACAATATATCCCCCGAGGATACCAACAAAATCAGATATGATAGTCAATACGGGCAGCATAAAAAATGCTGCTACAACCCTCGGAACAACCAGATATTTTACCGGATTAAGGGCCATTACCGTCAAAGCATCTATCTGCTCGGTAACTCTCATTGTTCCAAGTTCTGCAGCCATGGCCGAACCTGCCCTCCCTGTTACCATAAGGGCCGTAAGCACCGGACCGAGCTCTCTCGTCATACTCAATGCTACCGTTGCCCCAACAAGCCCTTCACCTCCAAACTTTCTGAAACCGTGATATGATTGAAGGGCAAGCACCATTCCGGTAAAAACTCCGGTAATGATTACAATAACGGAAGAATTTACACCGATAAATTCCATTTGTTTAAAGATATAGTTCAGCTTAAAAGGCCTTCTGAAGGTTTGATGTACGGTTTCAAGGAACATTGCCCCGATGCTTCCAAGTTCTTTCAAGGCTTCCGTAATTTGCAAGAAGGGATTGTAATGTATAGGCTTTTTACTGTACATAAATTCTTGGAACCCTTTTTGATATTTTACATAGTATTTCGTATGGAATTGTTCCTGTATGTTCAGCGATCTCGTCTGCTGTTATCGCATCACGAATACCGCTTCCCAAAAGAATAACCTCTTCCCCGACAGTAATATTATCTTTATCTGTTACATCAACGAGCAGCCAGTCCATACATATCCTTCCTACAACATTACACCGCTTATCATTAATGAGAACTGACCCCTTATTTGAGAGCGACCTGGGATAACCATCTGCATAGCCAACCGGTATGTATGCAATCCTCGATTTTCTCTCTGTTATAAAAGTTCTCCCGTAGCTGAGTGAGGAACCTGGAGGAAATTCTTTTATAAGCGCTATCCTGGAGGAAAACTTCATAACAGGCTTTACGTGCAATATCTTTGAAAGGCCTTTCGATGGATAAGAACCGTAGAGTGCAATACCAACACGGATCATATTAAAGTACGCCTCGGGATATTGTGCTATAGCACCGCTGTTCGCCATATGAATAAGCTCAGGATTAATACCATTCTTTTTGAGAAGCTGTAAAGCTTTATTAAAGGTTGCTATCTGATTGAAACCATATTCATCCCTGTTTTCAGAGGAAGAAAAATGGCTCATGCAGCCTTCAACTTCTATTTTGCAGGGTTCTTTTATCTCTCTGATTACAACGGGCAGCTCGTCAGGGTTAAAACCAAGTCTTCCCATGCCTGTATCTACTTTTATATGGATTTTCAGGGTTTCATCATGAGTCAGCGATTCTTCCTTCAGCCTTTGAAGCATATTGATATCATACACAACGGTTGTAAGCTTGTTTTTATAGAGATATTCAATCTCATCCCATATTAATATGCCGCTCATCACAAGTATGGGTATAGTGATGCCATTATTCCTCAACTCTATTCCTTCGTCGGTTGTGGCAACACCGAGATAATTTACACCAAGAGATTCAAGTTTTCGGGCTATTTCAACTGCCCCGTGACCGTAAGCATCAGCTTTTACTACACAAAGGGTTTTTACATTATGCGGCAATAATATTTTAATCGCCCTGTAGTTCTGGTCAATCACATTTAAATCTACATATGCCCGGGCTCTCTGGTTGTTTATCATGATAATTTTTTAAATATCCTTTCATAGGCTGCAACTGTTTTTGACAGTTCATTATCCCCATGGGAAAGTGTAACAAACGAAGCCTCAAATGAACTCGGGGCAAAGAATATCCCCTCTTCAAGCATCAGTTTAAAGAATCTCTCATAGAGGGTGCGGTCTGCGGAAAGAGCAGAGATGTAATCATGGACATGGTCATCAGAAAAAAAGCCCGTAAACATACCGGTAATACTGTTTATCGTGTATGGAATGTCATACTTCAGGGCAATTTCAAGTATGGCATTTTTTAGCTCGTTGCCGTATTTACCTATTAATTCATATACTTGCGAATTATTCTTCAAGTAATTAAGCATATATATGCCGGCCCTTACAGCAATCGGGTTTCCTGACAAGGTACCTGCCTGATATACATCTCCGAGAGGTGAAACCCTCTCCATAATCTCCTTTTTCCCGCCATAAAGACCTATAGGGAAACCTCCGCCGATAATTTTTCCCATACAAGTTATGTCGGGAGTAATGTCGTATAGATGCTGAACCCCGCCGAAGGCAACCCTGAATCCCGTTATAACCTCATCAAAAACAAGAAGGATATGCTTTTTCCTGCATAACTCCTCAACTTTATAAAGAAAGTCATTTTCCGGCAAAATCACGCCCATGTTGCCCATAACAGGTTCTAAAATGATACATGCAATATCCTGATTTTCTTCAACAATATTTGAAACTGAATCGATGTGATTAAAATCGGCTATGTACGTGTGTCTGGCAAGGTCTTCCGGTATGCCCTTGCTGTCCGGTACGCCAAATGTGGCAAGACCGGAGCCTGCCTTGACGAGAAGGCTGTCCACGTGTCCGTGGTAGCACCCTCCGAACTTGATAATACCATCCTTTCCGGTAAACCCCCTCGCAACCCTTATGGCGCTCATTGTAGCTTCAGTGCCTGAACTGGTAAGCCTCATAAGTTCTATTGACGGGAAAGCGTCTGCAATGAGTTGTGCCAGTTCAATTTCGTAAGGGTGACATGCGCCGAAGCTTGTTCCATCTTCCAGCGCAATTTTGATTTCATTGATGAGTCCGTCATCAGCATGTCCGAGGATTATTGCACCCCATGAAGCTACATAGTCGAGGTAAGCATTGCCGTCAACATCATACAGATATGCGCCCTTCCCTTTTTTTACATAGAAGGGTGTATCATGAACCGATTGAAAAGCCCTTACAGGACTGTTGACACCGCCGGGCATCAGCCTTTGAGCTTCATTAAAATATTTTTCTGATTTTTCTTTATTCATGACTTACCGTCAGTGCAATTTTTTTGAACTCCCTCTTGCTGAAAAACATCCGATAATCTTTTATGCCAATTTTTTCTGATATGCGTTGGGCGATATCATTGCATTCCTTCATGCTCTTTCCGTGTATCATGGTGTATATGTTGTACTGCCAGTATCCTCCCCTGTCCCTTTCGTAGCAGTGACTTACCTCAGAGAAGGAGGCCATTATTTCACCTGTTTTTTCAATATCTTTTTCCGCATTCCACACGACCATTGCATTGTGCGTATAGGATGCCTTTCGGTGATAGAGGATGGCGGCTATCCGTCTGATAACACCTTCATTTTTCAGATTCCTTAAGCGCTCTATAAGTTCATCCTCGCTTATGCCTATCCCCAGTGCGATTTCTTTATATGGATTTTCGGTTAACGGAAAGTCATCAGGTAGTTTTTTTAAGATTTTTTCCACAGTGTCTATCTTACACATCAACAGAGGTCTTTTCAAATGAAAAGTAAGACAAGAGGCAAGGCCTTTTTACTCTCATCCATATTTATATGTAATAACCGCTGGTCTTTTAACTTCTCCTTTGCGGAGGAGCGAGTGCAACACCGCTTCTCATGATACGAACCACAGGGCTGTGTCCGTGCTGAAAAACTCCACCAGCGGAATTCCCTGCCCTCCCACAAGCAACACATGTGCATCGGGATAACGATTGCGAAAACGGGTCAAACCCACCGCTTTGCCGCTTCTACCGCTTTTTACTTCGATAGCCCAGATGTCACGCCCTCTGGATACGACGAAATCGACTTCATGATCCCCCTCCCGCCAGTAGGTAATAGTATATTCCACCGAATTAAGGTTGTTGCATAGATGTGCGCCTACAGCGTTTTCCACAAGGCGTCCCCACCAGATCGTATCATCGAGGGAATAGGAAAAGCTTCGCGTAGAAAGGGCGTTCACCAGGGCATTGTTCCAGAGCACCAGCTTCGGACTGCTACCGCGCTTACGCTGTAGCCCCCGCGAGAAAAGCTCCAGACCACTGGCAAGAAATGCGTATTCAAGTAGTTTCAGATAGTGGGCAAGTGTGGTGGTGTTGCCGGCATCATGAAGCTGGCCCAACATTTTTGTGTAAGAAACAAACTGGGCAGGAAGCGTGGCCGCTAAGGCAAAGAGATGACGCAGTAGCACCGGCTTGGCGACTTTGCTCATCTGCATAACATCCCGCGCCAGAACGGTCTCGATAAGGGAATCGGTAATATAGCGCTTCCATGAAGTCTCGTTATCAATGAATGCTGCCGCCCCAGGATAGCCGCCAAAATAGATCCATTGCTCCAGGCTCCAGTTGAAGGCATCGCGGCACTCCAAATACCCCCAATGATTACATCGGTGCAAAAAGAACCTGCCTGCAAGACTCTCCGACAATCCTTCCTGCATCAACAAAGCGGATGATCCAAGAATCAATACGCGAACCTCCGGGAAAGCGGGGCGACTATCCCAGAGAAGTTTGAGGGTTTCGCTCCATCCCCGTACTTTTTGAAGCTCATCGAGAATGAGAATTACCGGAGCACCAGATGCGGTACCGTCGGCAATGGCCCGGCGCCATTGTGTCTCGATCCAGGTCGTGTCTAAAGGCACAGGGCTGTCGGCAGTGGCATATATCGTGGAAATGTTGATAGACTCTTGAATCTGTCGGGCGATAGTAGTCTTTCCCACTTGCCTGGGGCCGATCATGGCATGAATAACTGTGGTCGGGTGGGAAAGCTCAGCGTAAAGGGTTGAGAACAAGGAACGTTGGTACCTCATAATATGCTTATATCACAGTGTTTTGAGTTATGCAAACAATTTTACTCAATGGTTGAGTAAAATTGCTCAATGACATCTGGCTTCTTTCACATGGCATTACGCAATGTAGCGGAATCAGACGGAGGAATGGCTACAACCCTTTATTTCTACTGGCTTTGTGGCGGATTATGGATTTGTAGACACAGTGTCTACAAATTGCCTGAAGGGGTTTTTAGGGTGGCTGGAGGCGGCAAATTAGTCTGCCAGGATTCAAAATTCAAGGGCAGACCCTTTATCTTTCTCTAAGCGGATGGCCCTTTTGGCTTTTTCTCTTCCAGGTAAGATGAATTTTCACCATAATCATGAACTTCTCCTGCCAGGACGACTTCTTCTTGTATGTGAGGAACCACGATCTCCTCAGGAGTTATCCATACCGCTTTATTGTCACGCCATACAGCTATGGGATAGCCACGCCGTTTATGCTCAGCCATAACCTCGGCAACGGCTTCCTTCAACGCCATTTCTGCTTTTATCTCAAGAGGCAGGTCTTTTACGCCTTTCTTCTGTCTTGTTTCCTTTTTCATTTTACCTCCGCCAAAGCCAGTATAGTCCTAAACGTGCTATCATTTATGACCGTCAGTATACCATTTTTCTCATGAGCGATGATACGAGGTTCATTGGTAGAATTGTCAAACATTATCAAGGAATCGAGGAGTGGCCGATATACATGGAAAAGATTGTGCAAACCTCCTCCCCGCTGGTGTGAGAGCTTGATATACAATGCTTTTTATTCACAATGTCTTCCTCTCTTAACCTCTTTTATATCGGTAGATACTCTCCGCTGCCGATTATGACATGACCTCTGGAGTTGAAGATTGTTCCATCTCCGGCTTCATCGACATAGTAATATCTGGTTGTTCCGTCAGTCATACGGACTATCCTCTGTGTAATTATATTTTGATACAATTCTTTTTATAACATATTGTAAATCGTTTCTCATTAAGGACAACTATGCATCGGCTAACTTTGTTTTTGTAAGCTCCGTTTTGATTTCATAAGATGGTTGGGCAAAATCATCCTTTTTCTTAATGAGGAGCCACTCTTTTTCTTTCCCTTTCAGTCCCGTTAATATGAATGCTCCCTTAAGCTTGTTTCCGTTAAGAATGAACTCTATGTGTTTTTTGACCATATCTATAGCAATTGGCGTATAGTCACCTGAATCCCAGATGAGAACAGGGCCGGCGCCATATTGTCCATCCGGGATTATCTCCTCGAAAGTACCGTATTCAAGCGGGTGGTCGTCAACCATGATGGCAAGCCTTTTATCCTGAGGTGACATGGAAGGCCCCTTTGGAACAGCCCAGGACTTGAGTACTCCATCTATTTCGAGCCTGAAATCGTAATGAAGTTTTTTGGAATGATGTTCATGGATTACAAAGATCGGCATGAGTATATAATAACACAACAGGGCGTTTTATTTAAATGTCACAAAGTTTTAGTATATGCAAAAAAATGGAATGGCCGGAACACTGTTTCCCTCGCTGCTCCGCTACGCTTCCTTACCCTTGCAACGGTTCACATCCATTCGGTCTTCTAACTTGCCGCTGGGCTTCGAACAAATCAGGCCGGCCCAGACACGGCACTGGCCGCGGGCACATTACTGCTTACCGGCAGGGTGCCCAAGGCATGCTTGAAGTCACGACTCACGAAAAGTTCTTCCTGCTCATGATTCAAAACATATTATCGCATGTTGTTTGGGCAACAAACCGTCAACGACTGACCCTTGGGGTTTCTCATCTAACGTATGCCACATTAATTGTTGAGTCACTTCTTAAGGCAGGCCCGAAGCGCCTCATCGATTTCTGGCAAGTATTTGGTCTCGCTATCCATATTTCCAAAATAACCATATATCGCTCGGGTCCAGAAAATTCTATCTTCATCGGGTATGCTCTCCAAAACCTTATATGCATCAGGAGATAACAGCAGAAGTGTCAACTCGTCATTCACCCGTCTTGCTTTCAGAAGACTAACCAACGCGTCATAGTCGCGGAAGGAGTATCCAATGGCAATTACGAGTTTTGCATGCTCACAACATCGGGAGAAGTAATCGTAAGCAGTCAAATAGGGCTCCGATGTGGCCACTTTATTACCAGCCGGATAGATGATTGTATTTTGGTATTCATCTGAATCAACGACATCGTACATAGGTAATGATTGCATGATTTTTCCTGTCGATGTCACGCGCATCCAATTTACTGATCCATGAAGCTTGAAAAGGACAAGCTTCCGGCGCTGAGGCTCGGAACCGACGCTAAATGTCTGATCAATCGTTTTCGAAAGCACGGTAAGTGCCTTTGCGAGATCATCTGACTCAGTCTCACCAACCATGGGTGCTCTGATTCGAAGCGTCTCAAACTCACTGGGGGTCCAAATTGTTTCTCGGCCCCACTCCTCCATACCATCGATGAGATCATAATGACGAGGATAAGCTTGCTCATTACAAAAACTTTCAATTGCCAAATCATAGTTCGTGGTGAATACAGGCAAGCAGTAGACTGCTGAGTCCACATGGGAGAATATGGTGTCAAATAGAGGTTGATACACCTCTATAGTCCTTTTGACATCGATAGTGCGATACTCTCGGATAATAGAATGCCGTATTAAGGATCGTAATCTGGCAGCATCACTCCAGTCTGCCTGGAATGTCGGTTTGCTTTGGAACACGAATGATGACACGTAGTCTAAGCTCAAAAAAGTCTCAAGATCCCCCATGATCGACTCTAAATCGTGCCCTCTGGCTGATACGAGAATTGATAATAAATTAGCAAAATCTCCAGCCTCAGTGTCTTCAATAAGTCTTGTGACAAATTTCTCCATAACAGGTTTCCCAAGAGGAACTGATGCACCAGCACCGAGAAATAGAATGACAGGTGATTGCGTAATAGTTGTGTTTAGTGGCATAGGTTCCTCATGTTTGTTGCCTCTGTAACGGAGTTCTTTGATCTGATCTGTCTATCCTTTTCAATATCGCCAGCGTATCTCACCGCATTTGCACTGAACATATTCACCGCTTTCTGCGTCGGCGAACCAGACCCCCATGCCACATGACGAGCATTTAAAACACTCAAGAGCTGTCTCGCAGCTATCCAACAACTTTGCGGCCTCAGCACTTACGAGGTTGAATGTGTGACTGGCTCGGTTAGCCCATGCGACCAACAGCCTATCTACTTTCTCGAATGCCTCGATCGCATCGGAGTGACCAACATACTTCTTTTCCGCTTTTTTCTGAAAGCATATCTTCCCGTCGGCCACAAAGCGTTCAAGAAAGTCATGGGCCAACCTTCTATCGTTCTTCTCACCACGCAAGAATGGCAATCTAATCTGCAGTTTCTCAGCAATGAGTGCGAGCTCGATGTCCATTATTTTCCGCGCGTCATTGCCGGCCGCATCTGGACGCTCTTTCAACAAAGCACGAGCATCATCAAAGGTCGTCGTCCTGTGGGACCAACGTATACCAATGTTTGGGGTCTCGTAAGGCAATAGCGTCTTGAAATTCCAATTCTTTCCATCAAGTTGTTGACGAAGTTCGGTGTACCACTCGCGGTCATGTGTAAAAATTAGGAGATGTCGCTTACCAAAATACTTCTCCAAGACATCGATGATCATGCCTCGGTGATTCCGGTCAAAGCTTACCACTACGTCATCGAGCACCAAAAGGTGGTCATTGTGTGACTCTCTCTTAGCCATGGCCAAAAAGATGCAGAGACCAAGACTATTCCGATAGCCTTCGGATAAGGTCAGCCGGGGCGAATCCTGTTCGATGCCGTGGAATATAAGACCTATGTCGATAGCTTTATCTGTCTCATCCGGAAGATAAAGGTGTACGTCCTTTATTGGTTCGTTCGGATGTAAGATTGCCCACATATCCCGCACGTCCCCCGAGATATCATCGATTACCATCCGTGAGCGTAACCTGATCTCGTCTCGAATAGCTTGTTCCAGAGAGTTGATAAAAGAGATAAGTGCCTCCGCACGAGCTACGGAAGCCGTCTGTTCAGAAATCACAAGCAGGGATTTGGCGGTCTCAACTAGGCCTTTATCAGTTGACAACTGCTGAACCTCAACAGGTGCTTCCTTTGAAATAGCGCCCGAGGCATCGATCAAGGGCAACAACTTTTCTTCGATCGTCTTCAAATCTTTTTCTTCACACGATGTACGAAGTGCCTCGGCATCGATTTTATCGAGGCATATGAAATTATCTGCCAGTAACCCCTTTTGGCATTCGGCCTTCCATGATTTCACGTCTTCTTTGTTGAGATTAGTCTTAAGCAACTTTACCGCATCAGATAGATACCCAATTTCACTCTTGCGTTCATCGAAGATACCAGTGATTTTCGTGAGGCGCTCCTGCTCACCCTTAATGTGTGTGCGAAATACATCCACTGGAATCATCCGGCCACAAGCTGGACATTTTATTTCTTTCTCGTCAACCAGTTTTCCCATGAATGAAGCCGTTTTTTGAAGGACTTCTATCTTTTCATTGATGAGTGGTTCCACTACTTTCGTGAGCTCGGCATTGGCTGCGCGTATGCTATCGAGATGGCTTTTGAGGTCGAGCGCAGCTGCGTCCCGCAGTATGAGGTATTGCTTCTGATCTGCTGAGAACTGTGCAATCCGGCTGGTGATCTCGGTAGCCAGCTCTGTGCAGTGCGACAAAACGTCTTTTGTGGCAGTTTCGCCCGTGCAGTAATTGGAATGAAGATCTTCTATTGTCTTGAATATCTGGTCATCACTGTCGGTGCCGAAAACTGACTTTCTCTTTTTTTCGACCTCATTGAGAGTCGCTTTTGTGGCTGTCAGCTTGGACTGTTCCTCAACGAACTTAGCGAGTTGTCTCAAATTCTCTGCAGCTACCTCCATCCCGTGAAGGCCGAGGAGTGGTAACAAGGCAGAATACTTAGCGCCCTTAGTGTTGTGGATGAATGCAGCAACCTCGTCCTGTCGCAGTATTGTGCGTCCATAGTCCCAAGTGTTCATGGCGACGGGGTCGTCACCTAAACTCTTTGCGGAGCCATCTGGATTGATCTGAATTTTGAGTTTAGAGTCGTCACTGAAAGTAAACACCAACTCAGTCTTTTCTTCTTTTGGTTTGTGAGTATTAGGAATTGCTCTTTCTTGACGCTTGCCGCTGTACTCGTGAGTCAGGTGCCCTATTTTCCCCCTGTTGAGTACATACTCGATGGCGTCTACGAAGCATGACTTGCCAGCGCCATTTGCTCCATAGACGACCATAGATTTACAGTCCGAGTCTAACGCAACTGCATCAGCAGCCCCGCGGAACCACGATAGCTGGATACTCTTGACCCTCATTCCTTTGCCTTAGTCTCGGGCACCATGTCCAAGATGAGCTTTTTTGCAATACTTCTGAGCGCAGTGGCTGAAAGCTGGTGTTCACTGAATTCCTCTCGAAGTAGTTCGTGGATGTTTACTAAAACAGCATCAGTTACGATACCCAGACCGTGGGCTTTGACGACAGAGGTCGTAATCCAGTCAACACCATTCGACTTCACTTCCCCCCCCCGATATATAGACAAACCTTTTAGGTCAGGTTCCGCAATCATACATTTTCACCCCATCTTTGTAAATCAATCGTCGGTGAATCGCTTAATACACATGGCTGGGACGTTGTTTTCTGCACTGGACAACTTGCAAGTCCTTTCGTCAATCCCTTCGAATAATACCGGAAAAGCAGTCCTCCATTGCCTCCCCCTTACTGTATCCAAGAATACTAACCCCATGAAATGAATAATGCAAATGATTTTGTGTAGTGAATCAGGGTTTGACCGGGACATCCTGAATTGCACACCCTCTTGTCTCTGGCGAAAAGGATTTTCATTTCACTACCTCCCAGTGACCGCCTTTGGCCGGCCCCACGCGACACAGACGGCCTTGCTTGCGCAAACGGGCAATCTGTTTCTCCACTGCACGGGTTGTAATGCCAAGGGTATCCGCCAGTTCAGGAATGGTCTGCTTTCCATTAACCGAAAGCAACCTGACTATCCGTTCTTCTGTTTTCCCCGAACTTTTCCCCGAACTTTTCCCCGAACTCTCTTCGGTGATTCTTTCCGGTTCCTTCGGGGTTGAGGTTTTATCGATAGCCTTATCCAGCCCGGCATAAGATGGCCTGTTAAAAGCAGCGGTAAAGATTTGGGCTACTTCGCTGAATTGTACCGTCGGTTCCTCAGCAAGAATGAGGCGCATTCCTCGCCCCCAAGTCTCGACCATCTGGATACGGCGGAGCAATTCGGCAACAAGGGGGTTCCGCCTTTTGGAAACATTGCCTTTACGTATTCTGTCAATTGTCAAGCCACCATAAAGCCCACCGGGATTGCGGATTTCGACGCGGTCTTTGAAAATGGCTATTTGCACATAGTCCGAGTCGCGATAGTCGCGATGACAGAAGGCGTTGATAATTGCCTCGCGCATAGCCGCTACTGAAATTTCAGGCACATCCACGCGGTAGAGGCCATCGAGTTTCATGCCGATGTGAATATTCTTGAGAATGTATTTCTGCGCTTCTTCGATAAGCTCCAGAATGTCGCCGGTAAAATCGTGACGGTCAATAATTGTTGCCGTATCCGTTGAGGCAAAAACAGCGCAGCGCAGTTGAAGCGTAGGTTTTTTGGCAAAAAAGAGAGGAGCTGCATTGAGCAATTGTCCATCCTGCATAAGGCTCAGTTTCTCCAGTACATTTGAGACATTGTCCCATGCCAGACCGGTCCGCTTCACAAAGGCCCTTATTTTTCTTTCATTAAGTTCTTTGATGGAGGTTTTGCAGGGCTCGTTATCCCAGCGGAGCGCCTCGCGGTTTCTCGCAAGGATAAGGTTTTCAAGTTCTTTTGCGGTAAGGTGTCTATCCTCATCGGCCACGCGCATGTAAGCCCTGTCGTAT is part of the Pseudomonadota bacterium genome and harbors:
- a CDS encoding ABC transporter permease, whose product is MYSKKPIHYNPFLQITEALKELGSIGAMFLETVHQTFRRPFKLNYIFKQMEFIGVNSSVIVIITGVFTGMVLALQSYHGFRKFGGEGLVGATVALSMTRELGPVLTALMVTGRAGSAMAAELGTMRVTEQIDALTVMALNPVKYLVVPRVVAAFFMLPVLTIISDFVGILGGYIVGVKLLGINEGAFITKIIKHLDLDDIYNGLIKAACFGIILSLISCYKGFYTSGGAEGVGKSTTEAVVISSVSILISDYVLTSLMF
- the alr gene encoding alanine racemase; translation: MINNQRARAYVDLNVIDQNYRAIKILLPHNVKTLCVVKADAYGHGAVEIARKLESLGVNYLGVATTDEGIELRNNGITIPILVMSGILIWDEIEYLYKNKLTTVVYDINMLQRLKEESLTHDETLKIHIKVDTGMGRLGFNPDELPVVIREIKEPCKIEVEGCMSHFSSSENRDEYGFNQIATFNKALQLLKKNGINPELIHMANSGAIAQYPEAYFNMIRVGIALYGSYPSKGLSKILHVKPVMKFSSRIALIKEFPPGSSLSYGRTFITERKSRIAYIPVGYADGYPRSLSNKGSVLINDKRCNVVGRICMDWLLVDVTDKDNITVGEEVILLGSGIRDAITADEIAEHTGTIPYEILCKISKRVPRIYVQ
- the hemL gene encoding glutamate-1-semialdehyde 2,1-aminomutase, whose translation is MNKEKSEKYFNEAQRLMPGGVNSPVRAFQSVHDTPFYVKKGKGAYLYDVDGNAYLDYVASWGAIILGHADDGLINEIKIALEDGTSFGACHPYEIELAQLIADAFPSIELMRLTSSGTEATMSAIRVARGFTGKDGIIKFGGCYHGHVDSLLVKAGSGLATFGVPDSKGIPEDLARHTYIADFNHIDSVSNIVEENQDIACIILEPVMGNMGVILPENDFLYKVEELCRKKHILLVFDEVITGFRVAFGGVQHLYDITPDITCMGKIIGGGFPIGLYGGKKEIMERVSPLGDVYQAGTLSGNPIAVRAGIYMLNYLKNNSQVYELIGKYGNELKNAILEIALKYDIPYTINSITGMFTGFFSDDHVHDYISALSADRTLYERFFKLMLEEGIFFAPSSFEASFVTLSHGDNELSKTVAAYERIFKKLS
- a CDS encoding Lrp/AsnC family transcriptional regulator, with translation MEKILKKLPDDFPLTENPYKEIALGIGISEDELIERLRNLKNEGVIRRIAAILYHRKASYTHNAMVVWNAEKDIEKTGEIMASFSEVSHCYERDRGGYWQYNIYTMIHGKSMKECNDIAQRISEKIGIKDYRMFFSKREFKKIALTVSHE
- a CDS encoding ATP-binding protein codes for the protein MFSTLYAELSHPTTVIHAMIGPRQVGKTTIARQIQESINISTIYATADSPVPLDTTWIETQWRRAIADGTASGAPVILILDELQKVRGWSETLKLLWDSRPAFPEVRVLILGSSALLMQEGLSESLAGRFFLHRCNHWGYLECRDAFNWSLEQWIYFGGYPGAAAFIDNETSWKRYITDSLIETVLARDVMQMSKVAKPVLLRHLFALAATLPAQFVSYTKMLGQLHDAGNTTTLAHYLKLLEYAFLASGLELFSRGLQRKRGSSPKLVLWNNALVNALSTRSFSYSLDDTIWWGRLVENAVGAHLCNNLNSVEYTITYWREGDHEVDFVVSRGRDIWAIEVKSGRSGKAVGLTRFRNRYPDAHVLLVGGQGIPLVEFFSTDTALWFVS
- a CDS encoding 3'-phosphoesterase, giving the protein MPIFVIHEHHSKKLHYDFRLEIDGVLKSWAVPKGPSMSPQDKRLAIMVDDHPLEYGTFEEIIPDGQYGAGPVLIWDSGDYTPIAIDMVKKHIEFILNGNKLKGAFILTGLKGKEKEWLLIKKKDDFAQPSYEIKTELTKTKLADA
- a CDS encoding SIR2 family protein produces the protein MPLNTTITQSPVILFLGAGASVPLGKPVMEKFVTRLIEDTEAGDFANLLSILVSARGHDLESIMGDLETFLSLDYVSSFVFQSKPTFQADWSDAARLRSLIRHSIIREYRTIDVKRTIEVYQPLFDTIFSHVDSAVYCLPVFTTNYDLAIESFCNEQAYPRHYDLIDGMEEWGRETIWTPSEFETLRIRAPMVGETESDDLAKALTVLSKTIDQTFSVGSEPQRRKLVLFKLHGSVNWMRVTSTGKIMQSLPMYDVVDSDEYQNTIIYPAGNKVATSEPYLTAYDYFSRCCEHAKLVIAIGYSFRDYDALVSLLKARRVNDELTLLLLSPDAYKVLESIPDEDRIFWTRAIYGYFGNMDSETKYLPEIDEALRACLKK
- a CDS encoding putative DNA binding domain-containing protein, with the protein product MSFREGETIEFKKSLASLKEGLISISAILNKHGAGELWFGVAHDGKPTGLVINDKTLRDISQSIAAHIEPRIYPQITPETLNGKACIKITFSGKEKPYFAYDRAYMRVADEDRHLTAKELENLILARNREALRWDNEPCKTSIKELNERKIRAFVKRTGLAWDNVSNVLEKLSLMQDGQLLNAAPLFFAKKPTLQLRCAVFASTDTATIIDRHDFTGDILELIEEAQKYILKNIHIGMKLDGLYRVDVPEISVAAMREAIINAFCHRDYRDSDYVQIAIFKDRVEIRNPGGLYGGLTIDRIRKGNVSKRRNPLVAELLRRIQMVETWGRGMRLILAEEPTVQFSEVAQIFTAAFNRPSYAGLDKAIDKTSTPKEPERITEESSGKSSGKSSGKTEERIVRLLSVNGKQTIPELADTLGITTRAVEKQIARLRKQGRLCRVGPAKGGHWEVVK